The Sneathiella sp. P13V-1 genome includes a window with the following:
- the gcvT gene encoding glycine cleavage system aminomethyltransferase GcvT, producing the protein MGDNQQALRTALYDLHVELGGKMVPFAGYDMPVQYPDGIMKEHLHTRDAAGLFDVSHMGQVVIKGDDPAKSIEKLLPGDIQGLEAGQMRYSFLTNVRGGIMDDLIVTRRENDLFVVVNAACKEQDIEIFKTGLAGEATVEVLEDRSLVALQGPKAADVLARFNDAVTTMPFMTYRELDIAGVACFVTRSGYTGEDGYEISMPSSEAEMICRKLLAEDEVAPIGLGARDSLRLEAGLCLYGHDLTQETTPVMGTLLWAIAKRRREEANFPGADVILKQIAEKPAMKRVGILPEGRAPAREHTEIADMDGNIVGEITSGGFGPTMQAPVAMGYVPLELSAVGTDIQLMVRGKARPAKVAKMPFVEQRYYRGE; encoded by the coding sequence ATGGGCGATAATCAGCAAGCATTACGTACCGCTCTTTATGATTTGCATGTGGAACTAGGTGGTAAAATGGTTCCATTTGCAGGTTATGACATGCCTGTGCAGTATCCTGACGGCATTATGAAAGAACATCTGCACACGCGGGATGCCGCTGGTCTGTTTGACGTTTCCCATATGGGGCAGGTTGTCATTAAAGGTGATGACCCAGCTAAATCCATTGAAAAACTCTTGCCTGGTGATATTCAGGGGCTGGAAGCGGGGCAAATGCGCTACAGTTTCCTGACAAATGTTCGGGGCGGCATTATGGACGACCTTATTGTTACTCGCCGCGAAAATGACCTGTTTGTTGTGGTGAACGCCGCTTGTAAGGAACAGGATATCGAAATTTTCAAAACGGGCCTTGCGGGCGAAGCAACAGTTGAAGTTCTGGAAGACCGCTCTCTCGTGGCTCTGCAGGGGCCAAAAGCAGCTGATGTTTTGGCGCGCTTTAACGACGCAGTCACCACAATGCCTTTTATGACATATCGGGAACTCGATATTGCAGGCGTCGCCTGCTTTGTGACACGCTCCGGCTATACAGGCGAGGATGGCTATGAGATTTCCATGCCTTCATCTGAGGCGGAAATGATTTGCCGTAAATTGTTGGCAGAAGATGAGGTTGCCCCTATTGGTCTGGGTGCAAGAGATTCCCTAAGACTGGAAGCCGGGCTTTGCCTTTATGGTCACGATCTCACGCAGGAAACAACGCCGGTTATGGGAACCCTTCTTTGGGCCATTGCAAAACGTCGCCGGGAAGAAGCCAATTTCCCAGGCGCTGATGTGATCCTTAAACAGATCGCAGAAAAACCTGCCATGAAACGCGTTGGCATTTTGCCGGAAGGCCGTGCACCTGCACGTGAGCATACGGAAATTGCCGATATGGACGGTAACATTGTTGGCGAAATCACGTCTGGTGGTTTTGGGCCCACAATGCAGGCGCCTGTTGCCATGGGTTACGTTCCGTTGGAACTTTCTGCCGTTGGGACAGACATTCAATTGATGGTTCGCGGTAAAGCGCGACCCGCAAAAGTGGCGAAGATGCCATTTGTTGAACAACGTTATTATCGCGGTGAATAA
- a CDS encoding PAS domain-containing protein, with the protein MRPSTELTGQERTLGEKEIIVSKTDLTGKLTYANKTFLNISGYTEEEILGVQHNLIRHPDMPRAIFKFLWDRLEAGEEVFAYVINQSKNGDHYWVLAHVTPSKDPQGNVVGYHSNRRAVDKELIKNVIIPVYASLADIENSASSPREGLEASTAALYDFVDSKGGNYDKWIFSL; encoded by the coding sequence ATGAGACCCAGCACCGAGCTCACGGGACAGGAACGTACCTTGGGTGAAAAAGAAATTATCGTTAGCAAAACAGACCTGACTGGCAAGCTGACATATGCAAATAAAACCTTCCTCAACATCTCCGGATATACCGAAGAAGAAATACTGGGTGTTCAGCACAATCTGATCCGCCACCCTGACATGCCGAGAGCGATCTTCAAGTTCTTGTGGGACCGCCTTGAAGCTGGCGAAGAAGTATTCGCCTACGTCATCAACCAATCTAAAAACGGAGATCATTATTGGGTGTTAGCCCATGTCACCCCGTCCAAAGACCCACAAGGTAACGTGGTTGGATATCACTCCAACAGACGCGCCGTAGATAAAGAACTGATTAAAAACGTGATTATACCTGTATATGCCTCTTTAGCAGATATTGAAAATTCTGCGTCATCGCCAAGGGAAGGCTTGGAAGCCTCGACTGCAGCCCTATATGACTTTGTTGATTCAAAAGGAGGCAACTATGACAAGTGGATCTTCTCACTTTAA
- a CDS encoding methyl-accepting chemotaxis protein translates to MTSGSSHFKMAIIFIVASVATAIVLFLSNLLSDSTMLQAIVTLVAFVIPAAAATVFWRKGRKAEQERDNMRSFLEARASELAGDGPARITSSLDDEIKRTTEICLDICKGNFENRIRHITPGGELEDMQWAINELVDRTDAFMREAEASMEHVSQQKYYRRIISLDMQGSYKRTADAINACTESFEERLTRFDGVIQKFENGIWELSNKISETSTELQDTADTLSNNAGSTNTQVERVSTAANSATGSVQTVASAAEELSASISEISRQVNSSLDSTGMARETVEEGNTKIQGLAEAVNSIGEVVKLIEDIASQTNLLALNATIEAARAGEAGKGFAVVANEVKNLATQTARATEEISQQILDIQTASGDAVQTMDVINTSIGNINMAVETIATAIEEQGSATREISESVVSAASNTQSVSEHIGEVRSSAETTNKTSKTVLEEANSLQQLTHDLEKNVLEFLNEARKAI, encoded by the coding sequence ATGACAAGTGGATCTTCTCACTTTAAAATGGCGATCATTTTTATCGTTGCTTCTGTTGCAACCGCAATTGTTCTTTTTCTGTCTAATCTTCTGTCAGATAGTACAATGCTACAGGCTATTGTTACCCTTGTTGCGTTTGTTATTCCGGCGGCGGCGGCAACTGTCTTCTGGCGAAAAGGTAGAAAAGCTGAACAGGAACGTGACAACATGCGCTCTTTCTTGGAAGCGCGTGCCAGTGAATTGGCGGGCGATGGGCCAGCGCGCATTACGTCCAGTCTTGACGATGAAATAAAGCGCACCACAGAGATTTGTCTGGATATCTGTAAAGGTAATTTTGAAAATCGTATTCGCCATATCACCCCTGGCGGGGAGCTAGAAGATATGCAGTGGGCGATTAATGAACTTGTGGACAGAACCGATGCGTTTATGCGCGAAGCGGAGGCGTCTATGGAGCATGTATCGCAGCAAAAATACTATCGCCGGATTATTTCATTGGATATGCAAGGTTCTTACAAACGTACCGCTGATGCAATCAACGCCTGCACCGAATCCTTTGAAGAGCGACTCACCCGATTTGATGGTGTTATTCAAAAATTTGAAAACGGCATCTGGGAACTTTCCAACAAGATCTCTGAAACATCTACTGAGCTGCAAGATACAGCCGACACGCTTTCCAACAATGCCGGTTCAACAAACACTCAGGTAGAACGCGTATCAACGGCCGCCAACAGTGCAACCGGCAGTGTGCAAACAGTGGCGAGTGCAGCAGAGGAGCTTTCCGCCTCCATTAGTGAAATTAGCCGGCAGGTGAATTCTTCATTGGATAGCACCGGTATGGCACGCGAAACAGTTGAAGAGGGCAATACAAAAATTCAGGGCCTTGCAGAAGCTGTTAATTCAATTGGTGAGGTGGTTAAACTGATTGAAGACATTGCCAGCCAGACCAACCTGCTAGCCTTGAATGCGACCATCGAAGCCGCCCGCGCAGGGGAAGCTGGTAAAGGTTTTGCGGTTGTTGCCAATGAAGTAAAAAACCTGGCCACGCAAACTGCCAGAGCCACGGAAGAGATCAGTCAGCAAATTCTGGATATTCAGACTGCTTCTGGAGATGCCGTTCAAACAATGGATGTTATCAATACCTCCATCGGTAATATCAATATGGCAGTTGAGACAATCGCAACTGCCATTGAAGAACAAGGCTCCGCAACACGTGAGATCTCTGAAAGCGTTGTTAGCGCTGCAAGTAACACACAATCGGTTAGTGAGCATATCGGCGAGGTCAGAAGTTCAGCTGAGACCACGAACAAGACGAGTAAGACGGTTTTGGAAGAAGCCAATTCTCTTCAGCAACTCACCCATGATCTTGAGAAAAATGTTCTAGAATTTCTCAATGAAGCCAGAAAAGCGATCTAA
- the ispH gene encoding 4-hydroxy-3-methylbut-2-enyl diphosphate reductase, which produces MAQLSKKLLLAAPRGFCAGVDRAIQIVEKALTKYGAPVYVRHEIVHNRYVVENLEKKGAVFVDELSDVPENVPVIFSAHGVAKSVPAEAEEREMFYIDATCPLVSKVHREAERHDKDDMEIILIGHKGHPEVIGTMGQLPDGRIQLVETVEDARNYNPAKPEAGLAYLTQTTLSVDETKDIVDVLKKRFPHISSPKKEDICYATTNRQAAVKELAKHCDGVLVIGAPNSSNSMRLVEVANKAGCAISEMVQRASDIPWKKLEKCQTIGITAGASAPEELVEEVVDAFRKRFDITVEEITNSEEHVTFKLPRVLES; this is translated from the coding sequence ATGGCACAACTGTCCAAAAAACTGCTTCTTGCGGCGCCACGTGGCTTCTGCGCCGGCGTGGATCGGGCAATTCAGATCGTTGAAAAGGCGCTGACAAAATATGGGGCGCCAGTTTACGTCAGGCATGAAATTGTCCATAACCGCTATGTGGTCGAAAACCTGGAGAAAAAGGGCGCCGTTTTTGTCGATGAACTGTCGGATGTGCCTGAAAATGTTCCTGTAATCTTCTCTGCACATGGCGTCGCAAAATCGGTGCCTGCAGAAGCGGAAGAGCGGGAAATGTTCTATATAGATGCCACCTGCCCTCTGGTAAGTAAAGTACACCGCGAAGCCGAACGTCATGACAAGGATGATATGGAAATTATCCTGATCGGACATAAGGGACACCCGGAAGTCATTGGTACAATGGGTCAGTTACCGGATGGTCGCATTCAACTGGTGGAAACCGTTGAAGACGCCCGGAATTATAATCCTGCAAAACCGGAAGCGGGCCTCGCCTATCTCACCCAGACAACCCTTTCAGTGGACGAGACAAAAGACATCGTTGACGTCTTGAAGAAAAGATTTCCTCATATCTCTTCCCCCAAGAAGGAAGATATCTGTTACGCGACAACGAACAGGCAGGCCGCTGTCAAAGAACTTGCCAAACACTGCGATGGGGTTCTTGTTATCGGCGCCCCGAACTCTTCAAATTCCATGCGCCTGGTAGAAGTTGCCAATAAGGCGGGATGTGCGATCTCTGAAATGGTTCAACGTGCAAGCGACATCCCTTGGAAAAAGTTGGAAAAGTGCCAGACAATCGGCATCACTGCAGGGGCTTCAGCGCCTGAAGAGCTTGTTGAGGAAGTCGTCGATGCCTTCCGAAAGAGATTTGATATTACCGTCGAAGAAATCACCAACAGCGAAGAACATGTGACGTTTAAACTTCCCCGGGTTTTGGAATCATAA
- the thrB gene encoding homoserine kinase — protein MAVYTHVSDEELDQLLHNYDLGELLSCKGIAEGVENSNFLLHTTSGFYILTLYEKRVNVDDLPFFLGLMEHLAKKGYVSPRPLADKSGKTLNEVAGRPGAIIEFLDGRSIGRPSPDHCALLGDSLANLHMAAADFDIQRKNSLSIDAWRPLFESALQDDRKGMIRESERQEVTAELDHLEANWPKDLPSGVIHADLFPDNIFFLREKVSGVIDYYFACNDYLAYDIAVCMNAWCFESDGSFNVTKAKKLLKAYNNVRPLSSAEQKALPLLCQGAAIRFYLTRLYDWINQVEGALVKPKNPEEYLKKIRFHRAVKSTADYGID, from the coding sequence ATGGCTGTCTATACCCACGTTTCTGACGAAGAGCTGGATCAATTACTTCATAATTATGATCTGGGTGAACTGTTATCGTGCAAGGGAATTGCCGAAGGCGTTGAAAATTCCAACTTTCTTCTTCATACCACAAGCGGATTTTACATTCTGACCTTGTACGAAAAACGCGTAAATGTAGACGATTTACCCTTTTTCTTAGGCTTAATGGAACATCTTGCGAAAAAGGGATATGTCTCTCCGCGACCGCTAGCAGATAAATCGGGAAAAACGCTCAATGAGGTTGCAGGCCGACCAGGCGCAATTATTGAATTTCTTGACGGGCGATCGATTGGGCGCCCTTCCCCCGACCATTGTGCATTGCTGGGGGATAGCCTTGCAAACCTGCATATGGCGGCGGCCGACTTTGATATCCAGCGAAAAAACAGCCTGTCTATAGATGCCTGGCGCCCTCTATTTGAAAGCGCCCTACAAGATGATAGAAAAGGCATGATCCGGGAAAGTGAGCGTCAGGAAGTCACGGCGGAACTTGATCATCTTGAGGCAAACTGGCCAAAGGATTTACCGTCAGGAGTTATCCATGCAGATCTTTTCCCCGATAATATCTTCTTTTTGCGGGAAAAAGTGAGCGGCGTAATTGATTACTACTTCGCGTGTAATGATTATCTCGCCTACGACATCGCTGTATGTATGAATGCCTGGTGCTTTGAAAGCGATGGCAGTTTTAACGTGACCAAGGCCAAGAAGCTGTTAAAGGCCTATAACAACGTCCGTCCATTAAGTTCAGCCGAACAGAAGGCCCTCCCCCTCCTCTGTCAGGGGGCAGCCATTCGGTTTTATCTAACAAGGTTATATGACTGGATTAATCAAGTTGAAGGGGCATTAGTGAAACCCAAGAACCCAGAAGAATACTTGAAAAAAATCCGCTTCCACCGCGCCGTTAAAAGCACGGCTGATTATGGCATTGATTAA
- a CDS encoding protein phosphatase CheZ: MAKKMFSAEIQQLQQHNGESAAPAGGGISTEQYEELMGAISGLREEVAAGFSETKAPVIDETVLEGFKKEVLEATELKHELEELSRVIMDTRREISSIKSQNSGPQIHAMTDQLDAVVADTEGATNAILESLEIIEDKNESLELNATDPDELEITESISQAVMKIYEACNFQDITGQRISKVVGTLKFVEDRIEKMIDILGGEEHLAELGGVEFQEQMDGDVALSGPQAGGQEISQDEIDALFD; the protein is encoded by the coding sequence ATGGCAAAGAAAATGTTTTCTGCAGAAATTCAGCAGCTTCAGCAACATAACGGTGAAAGCGCGGCTCCTGCCGGCGGAGGAATTAGTACAGAGCAGTATGAAGAGTTGATGGGTGCGATCAGTGGTCTTCGGGAAGAGGTTGCGGCTGGCTTCTCAGAAACCAAAGCCCCTGTTATTGATGAAACTGTGCTGGAAGGTTTTAAAAAGGAAGTTCTGGAAGCCACAGAACTTAAGCATGAACTTGAAGAGCTATCACGCGTGATTATGGACACACGCCGGGAAATCTCCTCCATTAAATCCCAAAATAGCGGTCCGCAAATTCATGCAATGACTGATCAACTTGATGCGGTTGTCGCAGATACTGAAGGGGCAACAAACGCGATTTTGGAATCTCTTGAAATTATCGAAGACAAAAATGAAAGCCTTGAGCTAAATGCTACTGATCCGGATGAGCTGGAAATTACCGAATCAATCAGTCAGGCTGTCATGAAGATTTACGAGGCGTGTAACTTCCAGGATATTACGGGCCAGCGAATTTCGAAGGTTGTGGGTACCCTGAAATTTGTAGAAGATCGCATTGAAAAAATGATCGACATCTTGGGCGGTGAAGAACATCTTGCTGAACTGGGTGGAGTTGAATTCCAGGAGCAAATGGATGGCGATGTTGCCCTAAGCGGTCCGCAGGCTGGTGGTCAGGAAATCAGTCAGGACGAAATTGACGCCCTGTTTGATTAA
- the rnhA gene encoding ribonuclease HI gives MSSDNRVIIYTDGACSGNPGPGGWGAILEFNGKSKEICGGEPETTNNRMELTAAIEALNCLKRSSEVLLHTDSKYVMDGITKWMHGWKRNNWKTAAKKPVKNQDLWMALDDAIRSHDIEWKWVKGHAGINGNEKADELANKGMDEYR, from the coding sequence ATGTCTTCAGACAACAGAGTAATCATTTATACAGACGGCGCTTGTTCTGGAAACCCCGGGCCTGGCGGCTGGGGGGCCATACTGGAATTTAACGGCAAATCCAAGGAAATCTGCGGCGGAGAACCCGAAACGACAAACAACCGGATGGAACTCACTGCAGCAATTGAAGCGCTCAATTGCCTGAAACGATCCAGCGAGGTTCTCCTGCATACGGACAGTAAATACGTTATGGACGGCATTACCAAATGGATGCACGGCTGGAAAAGAAACAACTGGAAAACCGCTGCGAAGAAGCCAGTGAAGAATCAGGACCTTTGGATGGCTCTGGATGACGCGATCAGATCACATGACATTGAATGGAAGTGGGTGAAGGGGCATGCCGGAATTAACGGTAACGAAAAAGCAGATGAGCTTGCCAACAAGGGAATGGATGAATACCGATAA
- a CDS encoding peroxiredoxin, whose amino-acid sequence MTISVGDKLPSVDLMEMTESGPSKVSADDLFAGKKVALFAVPGAFTPTCSAKHLPGFVANLDALKAKGVDAVYCLSVNDPFVMGAWGKAQEAGEVRMLADPDAALTKAMGVEFDASGAGLGVRSRRYSMVVDNGSVTQLNLEETGGFEVSDAETLLGQI is encoded by the coding sequence ATGACAATTAGCGTAGGTGATAAACTGCCATCAGTTGACCTGATGGAGATGACTGAAAGCGGTCCATCCAAAGTCTCTGCTGACGATCTTTTCGCCGGTAAAAAAGTGGCGTTGTTCGCTGTGCCTGGTGCTTTTACACCAACATGTTCCGCGAAACACTTGCCAGGATTTGTGGCAAATCTGGATGCCCTGAAAGCAAAAGGTGTTGATGCTGTTTACTGCCTGTCTGTAAACGATCCGTTTGTGATGGGTGCATGGGGTAAAGCGCAAGAAGCCGGTGAAGTACGTATGCTTGCAGATCCGGATGCCGCTTTGACAAAAGCGATGGGTGTTGAGTTCGATGCTTCAGGCGCAGGCCTTGGTGTCCGCTCTCGTCGTTATTCAATGGTTGTGGATAATGGCTCTGTTACTCAGCTTAATTTGGAAGAAACAGGCGGATTTGAAGTATCTGATGCGGAAACACTTCTAGGCCAGATCTAA
- a CDS encoding protein-disulfide reductase DsbD domain-containing protein — translation MKRFVKNVVAPVVVAAGLSSLGAAISYASDAWQSEDMARARLVSAQTATNGDQSVILGFQIELKEGWKTYWRTPGDSGLPPVFNWSGSQNFKSAQVKWPRPEGFDSFGLSTWGYSKEILLPIQIDIEDPSKPLTAKLQVSYGVCEAVCVPIQQQFTVHLEAKKAVPTIHSERITHFEKRVPKSVLDTSYINALNITAISEDMIEIEVRGQPVFQNPEIILEGENGDYFELRKMSISEEGQRVVFGIGVDAVNRDLPLKGRQLTVTLLDENLAIEDSKIVE, via the coding sequence ATGAAGCGATTTGTCAAAAATGTTGTAGCACCGGTGGTTGTTGCCGCTGGACTAAGTAGTTTGGGTGCAGCCATCTCCTATGCCAGCGATGCCTGGCAAAGTGAGGATATGGCGCGTGCCCGGCTGGTATCTGCACAGACGGCGACAAATGGTGATCAGTCAGTGATCTTAGGATTTCAAATAGAGCTTAAGGAAGGCTGGAAAACCTATTGGCGAACACCGGGAGATTCTGGTTTGCCGCCTGTCTTCAACTGGTCAGGATCCCAGAATTTCAAATCAGCACAAGTGAAATGGCCACGTCCGGAAGGATTTGACAGTTTTGGTCTTTCTACCTGGGGATATTCAAAGGAAATCTTGCTGCCAATTCAAATCGACATTGAGGATCCGAGCAAGCCACTCACTGCAAAACTGCAAGTCTCTTATGGCGTATGCGAGGCAGTATGCGTGCCGATCCAGCAGCAATTTACGGTTCATCTGGAAGCAAAGAAAGCCGTACCGACAATTCACTCTGAACGCATTACCCATTTTGAAAAACGGGTTCCAAAATCTGTTTTGGACACCAGTTATATCAATGCCCTGAATATCACAGCTATAAGCGAAGATATGATCGAGATAGAGGTGCGTGGTCAACCCGTGTTCCAGAATCCCGAGATCATTCTGGAAGGGGAAAATGGCGACTATTTTGAACTTCGTAAAATGTCGATTTCAGAGGAAGGTCAGCGCGTGGTTTTTGGCATTGGCGTTGATGCCGTCAATCGAGACCTGCCCCTAAAAGGGCGGCAACTAACAGTAACGTTACTGGATGAGAATCTAGCCATTGAAGACAGCAAAATTGTTGAGTGA
- a CDS encoding YqgE/AlgH family protein, translated as MTVETTSGGEYLEGRILIAMPTMSDPRFKKTIILLCTHNEEGAMGIVLNKNIEAFTFGSLLEQLEIQHDNSLDKTRVHFGGPVDAERGFILHSTDTIQENSTVIGEGIALTATLDMLERMATGEGPDSSFIALGYAGWGPGQLEAEIQSNGWLVVDADPELVFSEQIGGKWQAAIDKLGFDPGLLSMDAGHA; from the coding sequence ATGACTGTTGAGACCACATCTGGCGGTGAGTATTTAGAAGGGCGTATCCTGATCGCCATGCCAACCATGAGTGATCCACGCTTCAAGAAGACCATCATTCTTCTCTGCACCCACAATGAAGAAGGTGCCATGGGGATTGTCCTCAACAAAAATATTGAGGCTTTCACTTTCGGATCTTTACTGGAACAGCTTGAGATACAACATGACAACAGTCTCGATAAAACACGAGTGCATTTCGGCGGACCTGTAGACGCAGAACGGGGGTTTATTCTCCATTCCACAGATACTATTCAGGAAAACTCCACTGTCATTGGTGAGGGTATCGCCTTAACCGCAACACTGGATATGTTGGAGAGGATGGCAACAGGAGAAGGACCTGATAGCAGCTTTATTGCCCTTGGCTATGCGGGTTGGGGGCCTGGTCAATTGGAAGCTGAAATTCAAAGCAATGGCTGGCTTGTGGTGGATGCAGACCCTGAGCTTGTCTTCAGTGAGCAGATAGGCGGCAAATGGCAGGCAGCCATTGATAAACTTGGTTTTGATCCGGGATTATTGTCTATGGATGCCGGGCACGCTTAA
- a CDS encoding GNAT family N-acetyltransferase, producing MLKNLLGIRRFSTIKTDRLYIRAPENEDWEKWAAVREGSRQHLVPWEPLWQKDTLTQRSFRDRVRRYAHDARADAGYAFFLFRRSDDKLIGSITVGNVRRGVAQTGTMGYWTGLPYIRQGYMYEAITELLPVLFKEYGLRRIEAACLPENVPSASLLVKAGFSREGYARQYLCINGIWQDHLLFAILKDDPIGNVTED from the coding sequence TTGTTAAAAAATCTTTTGGGTATTCGCCGATTTTCAACGATCAAGACAGATCGTTTATATATACGTGCGCCAGAAAATGAAGACTGGGAAAAATGGGCAGCTGTCCGAGAAGGAAGCCGACAGCACCTTGTCCCATGGGAGCCGCTATGGCAAAAAGACACCCTGACCCAGCGCAGCTTTAGGGATCGCGTTCGGCGCTATGCCCATGATGCGCGTGCGGACGCAGGATACGCTTTTTTTCTGTTCAGGCGTAGCGATGACAAATTAATCGGCAGTATCACCGTTGGGAATGTCCGCCGCGGTGTTGCCCAGACTGGCACCATGGGATACTGGACAGGTCTTCCCTATATCCGTCAGGGATATATGTATGAAGCGATAACTGAGTTATTGCCGGTTCTGTTTAAGGAATATGGTCTTCGCCGGATCGAAGCGGCGTGTCTTCCTGAAAATGTCCCAAGTGCATCATTGCTGGTAAAGGCTGGATTCTCTCGGGAAGGGTATGCCCGTCAATATCTTTGTATCAACGGGATCTGGCAGGACCATCTGCTATTTGCAATTTTAAAAGACGATCCAATTGGAAACGTCACAGAAGATTAA
- a CDS encoding M16 family metallopeptidase has translation MTQSVTTLENGLCVITDPMPHLETAAVGVWVNTGARHETVAENGISHVLEHMAFKGTEKRSAKEIAETIEAVGGHLNAYTSRDQTAYYARVLQEDTPLAVDILSDILQNSTFDETELTREKEVIVQEIGQTNDTPDDIIFDHLQETAFPKQSLGRSILGTAERVRGFSREMISGYMTERYSAPRMVLSASGGVEHERMVDLASKMFDHLPTNSKSDMEPASYVGGDYREERDLEQVHFALTVPGFAYSHDDFYALQILSALLGGGMSSRLFQEVRENRGLCYSIFSFSSSFMDSGLFTVYAGTGENQIKDLSSVIVDELHKATENITEEELSRARAQQKAGLLMGQESPAARCEVHARQMLIYDRVIPAAEIAQEIDSVTLDQVTSLAKSLFIGATPTIAALGPLKNLETYDRFAARFQ, from the coding sequence ATGACGCAGTCCGTCACTACCCTAGAAAATGGCCTTTGTGTAATCACTGACCCTATGCCGCACCTTGAAACAGCGGCTGTTGGCGTGTGGGTGAACACAGGTGCCCGCCATGAAACCGTTGCAGAGAATGGAATCTCCCATGTGTTGGAACATATGGCATTTAAGGGTACGGAGAAGCGCAGTGCAAAGGAAATTGCGGAAACGATCGAAGCTGTTGGCGGACATCTGAACGCTTATACCAGTCGCGATCAAACCGCTTACTATGCACGGGTTTTGCAAGAAGATACCCCGCTTGCAGTGGATATCCTCTCGGATATTTTGCAAAACTCAACTTTTGATGAAACCGAACTTACCCGTGAAAAAGAGGTGATCGTTCAGGAAATTGGTCAGACCAATGATACGCCAGACGATATTATCTTTGATCACTTGCAGGAAACCGCATTTCCAAAGCAATCCCTAGGACGTTCTATCCTTGGTACGGCGGAACGTGTGCGCGGCTTTAGCCGGGAAATGATCTCAGGCTACATGACTGAACGTTACAGTGCGCCTCGAATGGTTCTAAGTGCGTCTGGTGGGGTTGAGCATGAGCGAATGGTCGATCTGGCCTCCAAAATGTTTGACCATCTGCCAACGAACAGCAAGTCTGATATGGAACCTGCCAGCTATGTCGGGGGCGATTACAGGGAAGAGCGGGATCTGGAGCAGGTGCATTTTGCGTTGACAGTTCCGGGCTTCGCGTACTCCCACGATGATTTTTACGCATTGCAGATTTTGTCGGCGCTGCTGGGCGGAGGCATGTCTTCTCGGTTGTTTCAGGAAGTTCGTGAAAATCGCGGGCTTTGTTATTCGATCTTCTCTTTCTCATCGTCATTTATGGATTCAGGTCTGTTTACCGTCTATGCAGGAACAGGCGAAAACCAGATCAAGGATCTGTCCTCTGTGATTGTGGATGAGCTTCACAAAGCTACTGAAAATATCACAGAAGAAGAGCTGTCTCGTGCACGGGCGCAGCAAAAAGCCGGACTTTTGATGGGGCAGGAAAGCCCTGCAGCACGGTGTGAAGTTCATGCGCGTCAGATGCTGATATATGACCGCGTGATCCCCGCTGCAGAAATTGCACAGGAAATTGATAGTGTCACCCTGGATCAGGTAACGAGCCTTGCCAAAAGTCTTTTTATTGGTGCAACACCAACAATTGCTGCCCTTGGCCCTTTAAAAAATCTTGAAACCTACGATCGATTTGCGGCAAGATTTCAATAA